The Xenopus tropicalis strain Nigerian chromosome 2, UCB_Xtro_10.0, whole genome shotgun sequence genome window below encodes:
- the cd164l2 gene encoding CD164 sialomucin-like 2 protein isoform X2 → MKQLFYVAILSSALCLCCAGSCRQLETCVHCTTSTLNTSCEWITCRNSANSSCVHHGTELGESCFATNTSSMCAGETLHTKHVEHTETEDTAQNEEDSAQPEQHSEHNRLTQEQSDDAPSADSSHTVFHVGSFIGGGVLVIILQAIGFIVVKRLRGTQSDYQAMEETPQ, encoded by the exons ATGAAGCAGTTATTCTATGTGGCCATTCTTTCCTCTGCACTCTGTCTTTGCTGCGCAG GGAGCTGCAGGCAACTGGAGACTTGTGTGCACTGCACTACATCCACATTAAATACCTCCTGCGAGTGGATTACCTGTCGTAATTCAG CTAACAGTAGCTGTGTTCATCATGGAACAGAACTTGGGGAGTCTTGCTTTGCTACTAACACCAGCAGCATGTGTGCAG GGGAAACATTACATACTAAACATGTGGAACACACTGAGACTGAAGATACTGCACAAAATGAAGAAGACTCAGCCCAGCCAGAACAACACAGTGAACACAACAGGCTTACCCAGGAACAATCAG ATGACGCTCCCTCAGCAGATTCCTCTCATACTGTCTTCCATGTTGGGAGTTTCATTGGAGGCGGTGTCTTAGTCATCATATTACAGGCTATTGGATTCATTGTTGTGAAACGCCTGCGAGGAACTCAAAGCGACTACCAGGCTAT ggAGGAGACACCTCAGTAA
- the cd164l2 gene encoding CD164 sialomucin-like 2 protein isoform X1, with protein sequence MKQLFYVAILSSALCLCCAGSCRQLETCVHCTTSTLNTSCEWITCRNSANSSCVHHGTELGESCFATNTSSMCAVPKTGSVEKSEGETLHTKHVEHTETEDTAQNEEDSAQPEQHSEHNRLTQEQSDDAPSADSSHTVFHVGSFIGGGVLVIILQAIGFIVVKRLRGTQSDYQAMEETPQ encoded by the exons ATGAAGCAGTTATTCTATGTGGCCATTCTTTCCTCTGCACTCTGTCTTTGCTGCGCAG GGAGCTGCAGGCAACTGGAGACTTGTGTGCACTGCACTACATCCACATTAAATACCTCCTGCGAGTGGATTACCTGTCGTAATTCAG CTAACAGTAGCTGTGTTCATCATGGAACAGAACTTGGGGAGTCTTGCTTTGCTACTAACACCAGCAGCATGTGTGCAG TCCCTAAAACAGGCTCAGTGGAAAAGTCTGAGG GGGAAACATTACATACTAAACATGTGGAACACACTGAGACTGAAGATACTGCACAAAATGAAGAAGACTCAGCCCAGCCAGAACAACACAGTGAACACAACAGGCTTACCCAGGAACAATCAG ATGACGCTCCCTCAGCAGATTCCTCTCATACTGTCTTCCATGTTGGGAGTTTCATTGGAGGCGGTGTCTTAGTCATCATATTACAGGCTATTGGATTCATTGTTGTGAAACGCCTGCGAGGAACTCAAAGCGACTACCAGGCTAT ggAGGAGACACCTCAGTAA